CGCAACGTGCCCCGCCCCTGAGCCGCAGGAGTGCCGATCCGCCCGAAGGGCATGCATCCCCGTAGGCCTGTTCGAGAGCGACGGACACGGGAGGGACACCGCCGTGCGGGTGGGGGCGAAGACGGGGAAGCCGTGGAGGAGAGGGGCGCCGGTACCGCGCGAACCGTCCACGGCCGGAAACGCGGAAGCGGCGGACACACTGCGCATCAGCCGGAGCGTGCGCCGCGCCGACCTGAAGGCGGTGGGCGAGGTCCGACGGGCCCTCAGGGAACTGATGCGCCACCGGTGCCGGACCGAGGCCGCCGACGTGGCCGAACTGCTGATCACGGAAATCGTCACGAACGCCCTCGTCCACACCGACCGGGGCGCCGAGGTCTCAGCGAGCCTCACCGCCGCACGGTTACGCGTGGAGGTACGCGACCACGCCGCACGCCGACCCCGGCCGTACGTACCGACCGCCGACGACGGTACGCACGGCCGGGGACTGGCGCTGGTGGAGGCGCTGGCCGACGACTGGGGCGTGGACGCCCTCGCCCTGGGCGGCGGCAAGGTGGTGTGGTTCGAACTCGACGGCTGCCTCGACGCCCCGTACGCCGCAGGGCCCGCCTGAACGGGCGGGCCCTGCGGGGTGTCTCCCGGAGATCCGGAGCGGTCAGCCGAACTGCTGCTCCAGGTCCTTGAGTTTGCGTTCCAGCGAGTCCAGTCGGGGAAGGGTCTGGGTGTCGTCCTCGGCGGTGAGGTCCACCGTCCGGGTGCCGGTCACCTCAAAGGAGTCGGTGGGGTTGACGGCCTGCAGGGAGGGCCGGCGGCGTAGTGGCAGCTGTCCCGGTTCCGGTATGGCCGGCTCCGCGCCGACCGGCGCGGAGCCCGCTCCCTGCGTCAGCTCCGGAAGCTCGACCTGGCGGCCGCGGGACCGCCCGAACGCCCGGTTCTGCCGGCCCAGCGCCTTGATGCGCGCCCGGTCGAGCCGGTTCTGGTCGCGCCTGCGGTGCCGGTCCTGCTCCCGCTCCTTGCGGTCCTCGCGCACCTCGTCCACGGCCTCGTCGAGGGTGCGCACCCCCTCCAGCAGCATGAGGGACCACGCGCCGAAGGTCTCCCGGGGGGCCCGCAGCCAGCGGACCATCCGGATCTGCGGCAACGGCCGCGGGATCAGGCCCTGTTCGCGCAGCGCCGCCCGGCGGGTCTGTTTGAGCGCCCGGTCGAACAGGACGGCCGCCGAGAGCGACATCCCCGCGAAGAACTGCGGGGCGCCGTCGTGGCCCAGACCGCGCGGAGCGTGCACCCAGTTGAACCAGGCGGCCGCCCCGGCGAACAGCCAGACCAGCATGCGCGATCCGAGGGCCGCGTCACCGTGGCTGGCCTCGCGGACGGCGAGCACCGAGCAGAACATGGCGGCGCCGTCGAGGCCGAAGGGCACCAGGTACTCCCAGCCCCCGGAGAGGCTGAGGTTCTGCCGGCCGAAGCCGACCAGCCCGTGGAAGGAGAGCGCGGCGGCCACCGCCGCGCAGCAGAAGAGCAGGACGTACGAAGCGGTCCCGTAGACGGCCTCCTTGCGGCGCCGCCGCTCCTCGCTGCGCTCCCAGCTGTCGTCGGCCGCGGCCTTCTCGCTCTCGCGCTTGCCCCGTGCCAGTACCGCAACCGCCGCAAGTACGCCCAGGATCAGCAGACTGCCGGGCAGCAGCCAGTCCAGCGATATGTCGGTCAGTCTCATGCGGATGTCCCTTGCCTCGCGTATGCGGCTGTGCGGCTTTCCGGGCGCCATAGTGGCGCAGGCGGTGCACGGTGCACGCGGGTTTCGGGGCAAGTGGACGCCATCGGGGGGCGGGGCCCGCCGGATAGGGTGTTGTATCTCGAACTGGCGCCCGTGCGGACGGGGTTGTGTTCGAATGCCGCCACCTCTGCGGGTGGGTTGGACTCCGCCGACCGGACCAGTGCCGGGCCGGCGCGCTCGCCGGGCGGGGTCAGGCGGCTTCCGCCGTCAGGCGGGTGATGCGGTCCGCGTCGCAGGTGCGGGGGCAGGTGACACAGGTGTCCTCCGGCCGGATCGTGTAGAAGAAGCAGCAGCTGGCCCGGTCGCGGGTGGGCAGCTCCCGCCCGCCGGGGCCGGAGAGGGTGCGGAATCCGGCGCCGCCGGTGTACGGGGCCGTCGAGCCGGGCAGCAGTGCCTCCAGCTCGGCCATCGTCCGCCGCTCCTCGCCGAGCAGGTGGCCGACGTACCAGAGGCTTTCGACGACCTCGTCGGTCACCATGCCCCACAGGGCGCGGCGACCGCGCCGCATGCGCGAGCCGAAACCTTTCAGCACAGGTTCGAGGTGCTGGGCCACCGCGGACCGCACCTCTTCGCGCAGGGCCTCCTCGTGCGGCACGACCCGGGCTCCCGGCAGGGCGGCCGCCGGGTCGTCCGGCAGGCAGGCGAAGCTCTCGACGCGTACGGCCATCCGGCCGAGGGTCCGGTGGAAGGCGACCTCGGCGACGGGGAGGCGGGGGACCCGCCGGTGGAGGAACCACGGGAGCGTGATCAGCAGGCAGGCCGGCCACGCGTACCGGTGCAGCCCGAAGCTCGCGATCACATCGGGCCGCGCCTGGGTCCCGTAGTCCCTCAGGACCTGGGCGTCGTCCCAGGCGAGGAAGGCGTCCAGCTCGGCCCCGCCGGCCGCCAGCTCGTCCGCGCCGACCCACCCCGCACCGCGAGGGGAGGGTTCGTGCGCGGCCAGCTCGACGACCCGCAGTCCGCCGTACGCCTCCGCCAGCCGGGCGTACGCGTCCGCCACCGCGGAGCCGGGCGGGGCAGGGGCGACAGCCGGGAGGGCCGAGACGGTCATGGCGGGCCACCGATCACGCGATCGTTAACAGGTAAGCCTTACCTTACCTGATGCTGGGTGGCTCCGTATCCACCCCTCCCGCGGCGCGTCACCTATTCTCGGAGCAGGTCAGGACCCGGAGGAGGAGGACCGAGTGCACGAAACGGCCCACGCCCGGGTACCGGCACAGAAGCGGAAGGTATTGCGCCATTCGGTGCGCGGGCAGGTCCTCGACGCGCTGCGCGCCGCCCTCGTCGACGGCGAGCTCGTACCGGGCGAGATCTACTCCGGCCCGGCCCTGGGCGAGCGCTTCGGGGTCTCCGCCACTCCCGTGCGCGAGGCGATGCAGCAGCTGGCCGCCGAGGGGGCGGTGGAATGCCTGCCGAACCGGGGCTTCCGCGTCCTGTCGCGCAGCGCGCGGGACCATGCCGAGCTGGCGGAGGTCCGGGCGCTGCTGGAGGTGCCCGTCATGCTGCGGCTGGCCCGGACGGTGCCGGAAGCCGACTGGCAGGCCCTGCGCCCGGCGGCCGCCGCCACCGCCGCGGCGGCCGCGGCGGGTGACCTGCCGGGGTACGCGGAGGCGGACCGGGCCTTCCACCGGGCGGTGCTGCGGCTGGCCGGCAACGACCAGCTGGTGGCGGTGGCGGAGGAACTCCACCGCCGGGCCCAGTGGCCACTGCCGGGTGCTCCGCGGGTTCGGCGGGCGGATCTCGTCGCCGATGCGGCCGAGCACTCGGCGCTGCTGGATGCGCTGGTCGCGCGGGACCTGCCGGTGGTCGAAGCGCTGGTCCGCGAACACTTCGCCGGCTCCGGGGGCTGACCCCTCCGGGGCCGGGGGAACGGGCTCCGCCCGGGCCCGGTCCTCAAGCGCCGGACGGGCTGAGGTGCCGGGGCTCCGCCCCGAGGGCCCCGCGCCTCAAGCGCCGGCGGGGCTGGGTTGGCCGGGCCGGTGCGCCAGGGGGCTGCGGGGCTGGGATTGCCGGGCTGGGGTTCAGGCTTCGGGGCTCCGCCCCGGACCCCGCGCCTCAAGCGCCGGCGGGGCTGGGTTGGCCCGGCCGGTGCGCCAGGGGGCTGCGGGGCCGGGTTGGCCGGGCCGGTGCGCCAGGGGGCTGCGGGGCTGGGATTGCCGGGCTGGGGTTCAGGCTTCGGGGCTCCGCCCCGGGGGCCCCGCGCCTCAAACGCCGGCCGGGCCGGGTTGGCGGGCTCCGCGTCTCACGCGCCGGTGGGGGTCGGGGTGGGGTGGAGTTGGTCCGCCAGCCAGGTCGGGATGCCGCCCAGGAGGTGGAACAGGCGGCGGGCCTCCGCGCGGAGGCGGGCGGCTTCCGGTTCCGGCTCGGCTTCGGCCAAGGCCGCCAGTGCCGGGGCCGTCCCGATCAGGAAGCCCAGGTCCTCCCGGATCCGCAGCGACTCCGCGAAGCCCTTGCGGGCCTCGGCGACCTCGCCGTCCCGCAGGGCCAGCGCCGCCAGGTGCCGCCAGGTGAAGGACAGCAGCAGGGTGTCGCCGTGCGCCTCGGCCCCCGCGTGGGCGCGGTGGTACGCCGGCCGCGCCGACTGCGGGGCGTCCGCCAGGTGCTCGGCGACCAGGCCGCGCCGGAAGTCCAGCAGCGGGCGGGTCCGGGAGCCCGGTGACAGCAGGGCCGCGGCCCGGCCGAGCGCGGAACGGGCCTCGTCGGCCCGGTCGCGTACGCCGAGCACGGTCGCGGCGTAGGCCAGGTGGCCCCGCTCGCACGCCGCCGCGCCCCGGTCGTCGTCGTCCTGGGCGACCGCCTCGGCGACCCGCAGCGCGTCCTCGGCCTCGGCCCACCCCTGGCCGGTGAACAGGCACCGCTCGACCAGCAGCGCGGTCCGCTGCACCGCGGCGGCCGCCTGCCCGGCCCTGCCGACGTGAGGCGTCAGCAGCGCCGCCGCGTCGGTCCAACAGCCGCGCGAGCGCAGCCGCCATATCGCCCGCTGGAGGGGGTCGTCTCCCCCGGTGGTCCCGGCACCCGACATGGCGGTATCCGCCACATTGCCCTCCCCGAAGCAGTCAAGCAGCACATGGTTGAGCCCTGGGGCGAAATGAGAGCACGGATCGGCGGCTCCGGCCAAGGGGTCGGGTGAACTCTTTCACAAAGTCCGGACGGATCATCAGTGCCGCCGGACACCCGCGGCCGGCGCCGGAGGAAGATCTCCTCAGCTCATGCGCAGTGCCAGGAAGAAGTCGAGCTTGTCCTCCAGCCGGGAGAGGTCACGCCCCGTCAACTGCTCGATTCGCCCGACCCGGTAGCGCAGCGTGTTGACGTGCAGGTGCAACCGGGTCGCGCAGCGGGTCCAGGAGCCGTCGCAGTCCAGGAAGGCCTCCAGGGTCGGGATCAGCTCCGCCCGGTGGCGCCGGTCGTAGTCCCGCAGCGGGTCGAGCAGCCGGGCGGTGAAGGCACGGCGCACGTCGTCCGGGACGAAGGGCAGCAGCAGGACGTGCGAGGCGAGCTCGTGGTGGCCCGCCGCGCAGACCCGGCCCGGGCGGGCCGCCGCGACCCGGCGGGCGTGCCGGGCCTCCTCCAGCGCCCCGCGCAGACCCTCGGCGGAGTGCACGGCCGCGCTGACGCCCAGCGTGAGCCGGCCGTCCTCGGCCAGGCCGGCCGCCAGGGGTTCGCGTACGACGGCGAGCAGCTCGTCGGCGTGCAGCGCCGAGTCCGGGCCCTTGTCCTCGCCGGCGTCGCCGGAGAGGGAGGGCAGCGGCACCAGCGCGATGGCCTCGTCACCCGTATGGGCCACCGCGATCCGGTCGGACGGCTCCGGACCCGAGACCGACGGGTCGACGAGGATCTCCTCCAGCAGGGACTGGGCCACCGGCCCGCCGGGGATGTCCCCGTTGTCCCAGTCCACCCGGGCCACGACGACCTGCCAGTGCGGGGCGGCGCCCAGCCCGGGCAGCAGCACGGGGGCAGCCACCCGCAGGCGGGCGGCGATCTCGGCGGGCGCGGCACCCGTCTGGACCAGCTCCAGGACCTCCTGTGCGAGGCGCCTGCGCACCGTACGGGCGGCGTCCCGGCGGTCGCGCTCCACGGCGATCAGCTGGGTGACGCCCTGGAGCAGGTCCAGGCGCTCGGCCGGCCAGTCGCCGGCGTCCGCCTCGACGGCCAGCAGCCAGTCGGACAGCACGGTCTCGCGCACGTCGCGGACACCCGCGCCGGCCGCGCCGCGCCCGTGTCCCCTGATCGGGAAGAGCGAGTAGGTAATACCCTGGATGGAGATCCGGTGCGGCCCTCTGCGGCCCGTCCGGACCGCCGCCAGGTGCTCGCCCGCCAGCGCCGCACAGATGCCCGGCGACAAAGGCTCGCCCGCTCCGGCGATCTGCCGGCCGGTGGGGGACAGCACCCAGGCCCGGAGGTCGAGGTCGGTGGTGAGGAGATCCAGCACCACGTCGGGGCCGCCCCCTGCCGGGCCCGACGTCATCAGACGGCGATGCCGGTCCACGACGGCCGCCAGGTCCCCGGCGCGCTCGCCCGAGACCTGCCGCACGACGTACTCGGTGATCGTGGCGAATGCAACGTCCTCGTTCACGGCGAACAGCGGCAGGCGGTTGCGGACACAGGCCGACACGAGGTCGTCGGGGATGGCACCCAGCTCCGCCTCGCCCGCGGCGAGCCCCGCGACGCCGGCGCTCGCGAGGATTCGTACGAACGGCTCGGAGTCGGCTGAATTTCGCCTCCATGCCAGGCCGGTGAGGACGAGTTCGCCCCCGGACAGGTACCGGCTGGGATCACGCAGGTCGGTCGTCATGACCCCGCGGACCGTACGGTCGAGTTCGTCCTCGCCGCCGAGCAGCCGCAGCCCCAGCGCCTCGGTCTCCAGCAGTGCGCGCAGCCGCATGATGTCGCCGCCGATCTGTCTCGAATGTTGCCGTTGGAAATCGGGCAGGTCGTCGCATCCTGCCTTTCATACGAATCTACAAGACGAGGGAGGCCGTCAGCCAACTCCTTCATGGTTTCGGTGACTGCACCCGAGGGACGGGCGGCTTGTGTACTGAGTCCACACCGCGTTAACAGCACGTGAACGACCAGTCGAGGGCCCTTTGGCCTCCTGGCTTGAAGTGAACGACACGATGAAGAAGAAGAGAGCCACACATGGACTTCCTTCGCCCCGCCAGCTGGGAGGAGGCGCTCGCCGCTAAGGCCGAGTTCCCCACAGCTGTGCCGATTGCGGGTGGCACCGACATCATGGTCGAGATCAACTTCGACCACCGCCGTCCGGAGTACCTCCTTGACCTCAACCGCATCGAGCTGCTGCGGGAGTGGGAGGTAGGCGAGGAGGTCACCAAGCTCGGCGCCTCCGTCCCGTACACCCAGATCATGGAGAACCTGCGCACCACGCTGCCGGGTCTCGCGCTCGCCTCGCACACGGTCGCGTCCCCGCAGATCCGCAACCGCGGCGGTGTCGGCGGCAACCTCGGCTGCGCCTCGCCCGCCGGTGACTCCCACCCCGCCCTGCTGGCCGCCGGCTGCGAGGTTGAGGTCGAGTCCGTACGGGGCTCGCGCATGATCCCGATCGACGAGTTCTACACCGGCGTGAAGCGCAACGCGCTGGCCGCCGACGAGCTGATCAAGTCGGTCCACATCAAGAACGCCACGGGCCCGCAGCAGTACTCGAAGGTCGGCACCCGCAACGCGATGGTCATCGCGGTGTGCGGCTTCGGCCTCGCGCTGCACCCCGACACCCGCACCGTGCGTACGGGCATCGGCTCGGCCGCCCCGACCCCGGTCCGGGCCAAGGCCGCCGAGGAGTTCCTGAACGCCGCGCTCGAAGAGGGCGGCTTCTGGGACAACGGCAAGGTCATCACCCCGTCGATCGCCAAGCAGTTCGGTGAGCTCGCCTCCGCCGCCTGCAACCCGATCGACGACGTCCGTGGCACGGCGAAATACCGCCGTCACGCGGTTGGCATCCTCGCTCGCCGCCAGCTCGTCTGGACCTGGGAGCAGTACCGCGGCAGCAACGGCCGCTCGCTTGAAGGGGCTGCGTAATCATGCGCGTCAATTTCACCGTCAACGGTCGTCCGCAGGAAGCCGACGACGTCTGGGAGGGCGAGTCCCTCCTCTACGTGCTGCGTGAGCGGCTGGGCCTGCCCGGCTCGAAGAACGCCTGCGAGCAGGGCGAGTGCGGCTCCTGCACCGTCCGCCTCGACGGCGTGCCGGTCTGCTCCTGTCTGGTGGCCGCCGGCCAGGTCGAGGGCCGCGACGTCGTGACCGTCGAGGGCCTGGCCGACTTCGCCAAGCAGCGCGCGGAGCACGGCCACGGCTGCGGCACCGGCGCGTGCGGCGGCGGCAAGGGCGTGTCCACGGACGAGGCCAAGCAGTGGTCCGCCAAGGGCACCGACTCGCAGACCGGTGAGGGCGTAGAGCTCTCCGACATCCAGCAGGCGTTCATCGACGCCGGCGCGGTCCAGTGCGGTTTCTGCACCCCGGGTCTGCTCGTGCAGGCCGACGCGCTCCTGGAGCAGAACTCCGACCCGTCCGACCAGGACATCCGTGAGGCCCTGTCCGGCAACCTCTGCCGCTGCACGGGCTACGAGAAGATCCTCGACGCGGTCCGCCTCGCGGCCGCCCGTCAGGGAGAGGCTGTCTGATCATGGCCAACACCCGCACCGTGCCTTCCGGTACGCCGACGAACGTCACCCAGAAGCACAACAAGGGCGGCATCGGCGAGTCCACGCTCCGCCCGGACGGCACCCTCAAGGTCACCGGTGAGTTCGCGTACTCCTCCGACATGTGGCACGAGGACATGCTCTGGGGCCAGACCCTGCGGTCCACCGTCGCCCACGCCGAGATCGTCTCCATCGACATCTCCGAGGCGCTGGCCATGCCGGGCGTCTACTCGGTCCTCACCTACGACGACCTGCCGGCCGAGATGAAGAACTACGGCCTGGAGATCCAGGACACCCCGGTGCTCGCCAACGGCCGGGTACGCCACCACGGTGAGCCGGTGGCCCTGGTGGCCGCCGACCACCCGGAGACCGCCCGCCGCGCGGCCGCCAAGATCAAGATCGACTACCGGGAGCTGCCGCTCGTCACGGACGAGGCCTCCGCCCTCGCCGCCGACGCGCCGCTGATCCACGAGGGCCGCGACGACCACCACTCCGGTCACGTCCCGCACCCCAACATCGTGCACCGCCAGCCGATCATCCGCGGCAACGTGGAGGAGGCCCGCAAGCGCGCCGACGTGATCGTCGAGGGCGAGTACACCTTCGGCATGCAGGACCAGGCCTTCCTCGGCCCGGAGTCCGGTCTCGCCGTGCCGTCCGAGGACGGCGGGGTCGACCTCTACGTCGCCACCCAGTGGCTGCACTCGGACCTCAAGCAGATCGCCCCCGTCCTCGGCCTGCCCGAGGAGAAGGTCCGCATGACGCTCTCCGGCGTCGGCGGTGCCTTCGGCGGCCGCGAGGACATCTCCATGCAGATCCACGCCTGCCTGCTGGCCCTCGCGACCAACAAGCCGGTCAAGATCGTCTACAACCGCTTCGAGTCCTTCTTCGGCCACGTGCACCGCCACCCGGCGAAGCTCTGGTACGAGCACGGCGCCACCAAGGACGGCAAGATCACGCACATGAAGTGCAGGATCGTGCTCGACGGCGGCGCCTACGCCTCGGCCTCCCCGGCCGTCGTCGGCAACGCCTCCTCCCTCTCCGTCGGCCCGTACGTCATCGACGACGTCGACATCGAGGCGATCGCGCTCTACACGAACAACCCGCCCTGCGGCGCGATGCGCGGCTTCGGCGCCGTCCAGGCCTGCTTCGCCTACGAGGCCCAGATGGACAAGCTCGCGGCGAAGCTGGGCATGGACCCGGTCGAGTTCCGCCAGCTCAACGCCATGGAGATGGGCACGATCATGCCCACCGGCCAGGTCGTGGACTCCCCGGCGCCCGTCGCCGAGCTGCTGCGCCGGGTCAAGGCCCGCCCGCTGCCGCCGGAGCGCCAGTGGGAGACCGCCGGCGAGGGCGCGGACGTCCGCGCGCTGCCGGGCGGCCTGTCGAACACCACCCACGGCGAGGGCGTCGTCCGCGGCGTCGGCTACGCGGTCGGCATCAAGAACGTCGGCTTCTCCGAGGGCTTCGACGACTACTCCACCGCCCGCGTGCGCCTGGAGGTCATCAACGGCGAGCCGGTCGCGATGGTCCACACGGCCATGGCGGAGGTCGGCCAGGGCGGTGTCACCGTCCACGCGCAGATCGCCCGTACAGAGCTGGGCGTCACGCAGGTCACCATCCACCCGGCCGACACGCAGGTCGGCTCCGCCGGTTCGACGTCCGCCTCGCGGCAGACGTACATGACCGGTGGCGCCGTGAAGAACACCTGTGAGGCCGTGCGCGAGGCGCTGCTGGAGATGGGCCGCCGCAAGAACGGCTCCTACCACCCGGCCTGGGCCCACGCCGAGCTCCTCCTGGAGGGCGGCAAGGTCGTCACCGACGGCGGCGAGGTCCTCGCGGACATCGCCGACATCCTGGAGGACGAGGCGATCGACCTCGAACTCGAATTCCGCCACCGCCCGACGGTCGCCTTCGACCTGAAGACCGGCCAGGGCGACGGCCACGTCCAGTACACCTTCGCCGCGCACCGCGCGGTCGTCGAGGTGGACACCGAGCTCGGCCTGGTCAAGGTCGTCGAGCTGGCGACCGCCCAGGACGTGGGCAAGGCCCTCAACATGCTCTCCGTGGTCGGCCAGATCCAGGGTGGTACCACCCAGGGTCTCGGCGTGGCGGTCATGGAGGAGATCATCGTGGACCCGAAGACCGCGAAGGTGCGCAACCCCTCCTTCACGGACTACCTGATCCCGACCATCCTCGACACCCCGACCATCCCGGTCGACGTCCTGGAGCTCGCCGACCCGAACGCGCCGTACGGCCTTCGCGGTCTGGGCGAGGCCCCGACCCTGTCGTCCACCCCGGCCGTCCTCGCGGCGATCCGGCAGGCGACCGGGCTGGAGCTCAACAAGACCCCGATCCGTCCGGAAGCCCTTACCGGGACCCTCTAGGACGGACCCGGTCCGGGGGCCGCGCGCCCCCGGACCCCCTCGGACTCTCCGGGCGGTGTGGCACGGGAACGTCACACTTCACCGCCGCACCGCCCGGAGTACACGAAGCACCGCACCGCTCGCGGTCACCTTCGGACGGCAGTACCCCTGCGAAAACCCCCATGTAGTACAAGCGGTCACCCCGCACTACCCGCAGTACACGCAGTGCACCTTCGCGTCGCCTCGGGCCGTCACCCCGGGTCGTGCAGCCAAACGCAGCATCCCAAATCCCGCAATCTCCAATCCCCAAGCGGGTGCCCCTTTGAACCTTGGGAGTTAGGCACCATGACCCAGTCGTCTGTGGAGCCCAAGACCACCGCGGAAGAAGCCGGCGACGGCTCTCTGAACCCCGCCGGCAGGTCCTGGCTCGACCGCTACTTTCACATAACCCACAGAGGATCCAACGTCGGCAACGAGGTTCGTGGCGGTATCACGACCTTCATGGCCATGGCGTACATCCTCCTGCTCAACCCCCTGCTCCTGTCGGGCAAGGACGTCGCCGGAACCGTCATGGACGGCTCGGCGATCATCACCGCGACGGCCTTCGCCGCCGCCGTGACCACGCTCCTCATGGGCTTCGTCGGCAAGGTCCCGCTGGCGCTCGCCGCCGGACTCTCCGTGTCCGGTGTGCTCGCCTCGCAGGTGGCCCCCCAGATGACCTGGCCGCAGGCCATGGGCATGTGCGTGGTCTACGGCGTCGTGATCTGTCTCCTGGTCGTCACCGGCCTCCGCGAGATGATCATGAACGCGATCCCCCTCGCGCTCAAGCACGCCATCACCATGGGCATCGGCCTCTTCGTCGCCCTGATCGGCTTCGTGAAGGCGGGCTTCGTCGGCAACGGCGGGGAGTTCATGCCCCCCGTCCAGCTCGGCGCGACCGGTGAGCTGTCCGGCTGGCCCGTCCTGCTCTTCGCCGTCACCCTGGTCGCCATCTTCATGCTCCAGGCCCGCAAGGTGCCCGGCGCGATCCTGATCGGCATCGTGGGCGGCACCGTCCTGGCCGCGATCCTCAACGCCATCGTGGACATCGACCCCAAGGCCTGGAAGAACGGCCCGCCGGAGCTGGACGGCTCCGCGGTCTCGATGCCGAACTTCTCGCTCTTCGGCGACGTCTCCTTCGGCGGCTGGGGCGACGTCGGCTACATGACGGTCGGCATGATCGTCTTCACCCTGGTGCTCGCCGGCTTCTTCGACGCGATGGCCACCATCATCGGCGTCGGCACCGAGGCCAAGCTGGCCGACGACAAGGGCCGGATGCCGGGCCTGTCCAAGGCCCTGTTCATCGACGGCGCCGGCGGCGCGATCGGCGGCGTCAGCGGCGGCTCCGGCCAGACCGTCTTCGTCGAGTCCGCCACGGGCGTCGGCGAGGGTGCCCGCACGGGTCTCGCCTCCGTCGTCACCGGCCTGTTCTTCGCCGCCTGCCTCTTCTTCACCCCGATCACGCAGATCGTCCCGGGTGAGGTCGCCTCCGCGGCCCTGGTCGTCATCGGCGCGATGATGATGCAGAACGCCCGCCACGTGGACTGGGCGGACACCTCCACCTCGATCCCCGTCTTCCTGACGGTCGTGATCATGCCGTTCACCTACTCGATCACCGCAGGTGTCGCCGCGGGTGTCATCTCCTACGTCGCCATCAAGGTCGCCCAGGGCAAGGCCCGGGAGATCGGCGGCTTCATGTGGGCGCTGACGGGGATCTTCCTGGTCTTCTTCGCGCTCCACCCGATCGAGGGCTGGCTCGGGGTCGGCTGACCCTGACAGCCGCAGTACCGGCAGTGCCGTGCACCCCCGGGGGCGCGGTCACCCGTAGTAACACCCGCACCCTCCGCGTATCCCATACTGGAAACCGAATCCTCCGAGGAGGCCGCACATGCTGGACATCGCCGAAGAGCTGAACCGGTGGGTCGAGCAGGGACGTGACTTCGCCGTCACCACGGTCGTGGCGGTGGGCGGCAGCGCGCCCCGGCAGCCCGGGGCCGCCCTCGCCGTCGACAGCGAGGGCACGGCCATCGGCTCGGTTTCCGGTGGATGCGTGGAGGGTGCGGTGTACGAGCTGTGCCGTCAGGCGCTGGAGGACGGCGAGACCGTCAGCGAGCGCTTCGGCTACAGCGACGACGATGCCTTCGCCGTAGGCCTGACCTGCGGCGGGATCATCGACATCCTCGTCACCCCGGTTCCCGCCGGCTCTCCCGCACGAGCGGTCTTCGAGGCCGCCCTGGCCGCCGCCGCCCGCGGTGAGGCCGCCGCGCTGGCCCGGATCGCCGAGGGGCCGGCCGAGCTGATGGGCCGCGCCGTGCTCGTCCGTACGGAGGGCCCCTACGAGGGCGGGCTCGGCGGACACCCCGAGCTGGACCGGACCGTCGCCGAAGAGGCCCGCGCCATGCTGGACGCCGGCCGGACCGGCGTACTGGAGATCGGAGCCGACGGCCGGCTCTGCGGAGAGCCGCTGAAGGTGCTCGTCGAGTCCAGCGTCCCGCCGCCGCGGATGATCGTCTTCGGCGCCATCGACTTCGCGTCCGCGCTCGTACGGATCGGCAAGTTCCTCGGCTACCGGGTGACCGTCTGCGACGCCCGGCCCGTCTTCGCGACGCGCAACCGCTTCCCCGAGGCAGACGAGATCGTCGTGGACTGGCCGCACCGCTACCTGGAGGCGCAGTCCTCGGAGGGCTCGGTGGACGGCCGGACCGTCCTGTGCGTGCTCACCCACGACGCCAAGTTCGACGTCCCGCTCCTGGAACTGGCCCTCAGACTGCCCGTCGCCTACGTCGGCGCCATGGGCTCCCGCCGCACCCACGAGGACCGCAACAGGCGGCTGCGCGACGTCGGCGTCACCGAGATCGAGCTGGCCCGGCTGCGCTCCCCGATCGGCCTGGACCTCGGGGCCCGTTCCCCCGAGGAGACGGCGCTGTCCATCGCCGCCGAGATCGTCGCGAACCGCCGCGGCGGCAGCGGCGCCGCCCTCACGGGCGCGCACATCCCCATCCACCCGGACGTCGCGAACACGGTGATCGACAGGATCGGCTCCGTCGCTTGAAGGAGT
This DNA window, taken from Streptomyces sp. TN58, encodes the following:
- a CDS encoding ATP-binding protein, translated to MRHRCRTEAADVAELLITEIVTNALVHTDRGAEVSASLTAARLRVEVRDHAARRPRPYVPTADDGTHGRGLALVEALADDWGVDALALGGGKVVWFELDGCLDAPYAAGPA
- a CDS encoding DUF2637 domain-containing protein, with product MRLTDISLDWLLPGSLLILGVLAAVAVLARGKRESEKAAADDSWERSEERRRRKEAVYGTASYVLLFCCAAVAAALSFHGLVGFGRQNLSLSGGWEYLVPFGLDGAAMFCSVLAVREASHGDAALGSRMLVWLFAGAAAWFNWVHAPRGLGHDGAPQFFAGMSLSAAVLFDRALKQTRRAALREQGLIPRPLPQIRMVRWLRAPRETFGAWSLMLLEGVRTLDEAVDEVREDRKEREQDRHRRRDQNRLDRARIKALGRQNRAFGRSRGRQVELPELTQGAGSAPVGAEPAIPEPGQLPLRRRPSLQAVNPTDSFEVTGTRTVDLTAEDDTQTLPRLDSLERKLKDLEQQFG
- a CDS encoding (2Fe-2S)-binding protein; the protein is MTVSALPAVAPAPPGSAVADAYARLAEAYGGLRVVELAAHEPSPRGAGWVGADELAAGGAELDAFLAWDDAQVLRDYGTQARPDVIASFGLHRYAWPACLLITLPWFLHRRVPRLPVAEVAFHRTLGRMAVRVESFACLPDDPAAALPGARVVPHEEALREEVRSAVAQHLEPVLKGFGSRMRRGRRALWGMVTDEVVESLWYVGHLLGEERRTMAELEALLPGSTAPYTGGAGFRTLSGPGGRELPTRDRASCCFFYTIRPEDTCVTCPRTCDADRITRLTAEAA
- a CDS encoding GntR family transcriptional regulator; the protein is MHETAHARVPAQKRKVLRHSVRGQVLDALRAALVDGELVPGEIYSGPALGERFGVSATPVREAMQQLAAEGAVECLPNRGFRVLSRSARDHAELAEVRALLEVPVMLRLARTVPEADWQALRPAAAATAAAAAAGDLPGYAEADRAFHRAVLRLAGNDQLVAVAEELHRRAQWPLPGAPRVRRADLVADAAEHSALLDALVARDLPVVEALVREHFAGSGG
- a CDS encoding PucR family transcriptional regulator, with the translated sequence MRLRALLETEALGLRLLGGEDELDRTVRGVMTTDLRDPSRYLSGGELVLTGLAWRRNSADSEPFVRILASAGVAGLAAGEAELGAIPDDLVSACVRNRLPLFAVNEDVAFATITEYVVRQVSGERAGDLAAVVDRHRRLMTSGPAGGGPDVVLDLLTTDLDLRAWVLSPTGRQIAGAGEPLSPGICAALAGEHLAAVRTGRRGPHRISIQGITYSLFPIRGHGRGAAGAGVRDVRETVLSDWLLAVEADAGDWPAERLDLLQGVTQLIAVERDRRDAARTVRRRLAQEVLELVQTGAAPAEIAARLRVAAPVLLPGLGAAPHWQVVVARVDWDNGDIPGGPVAQSLLEEILVDPSVSGPEPSDRIAVAHTGDEAIALVPLPSLSGDAGEDKGPDSALHADELLAVVREPLAAGLAEDGRLTLGVSAAVHSAEGLRGALEEARHARRVAAARPGRVCAAGHHELASHVLLLPFVPDDVRRAFTARLLDPLRDYDRRHRAELIPTLEAFLDCDGSWTRCATRLHLHVNTLRYRVGRIEQLTGRDLSRLEDKLDFFLALRMS
- a CDS encoding FAD binding domain-containing protein, whose protein sequence is MDFLRPASWEEALAAKAEFPTAVPIAGGTDIMVEINFDHRRPEYLLDLNRIELLREWEVGEEVTKLGASVPYTQIMENLRTTLPGLALASHTVASPQIRNRGGVGGNLGCASPAGDSHPALLAAGCEVEVESVRGSRMIPIDEFYTGVKRNALAADELIKSVHIKNATGPQQYSKVGTRNAMVIAVCGFGLALHPDTRTVRTGIGSAAPTPVRAKAAEEFLNAALEEGGFWDNGKVITPSIAKQFGELASAACNPIDDVRGTAKYRRHAVGILARRQLVWTWEQYRGSNGRSLEGAA